In Verrucomicrobiia bacterium, the following proteins share a genomic window:
- a CDS encoding PfkB family carbohydrate kinase yields MKQPIVLALNPSIDAEWQVARVRWEEKNAVLAERRWAGGKGVNVARWLKFLGARPRLILPLGGDTGRQLAALLRAESITASIIALRPANRPALRQRSPGGTGSETRVNVIISTAAQGQLRFNPPGPVLDRSAWDTLCQRVRAALPRAGCLILSGSLPRGLPVNAYARLVREARVNGVPALLDCDGPALAAAVPARPFLVKPNEHELLEWARHSGVKARARTTTVRTAALAMSRLTRGWVLVSRGARPALLVNASFSFEATAVPPPVRPQNTVGAGDALLAAVAHQIQHDLPPERWLTRGVEIGTAATQLPAGVLPRA; encoded by the coding sequence GTGAAGCAGCCCATTGTTCTGGCGCTCAACCCGTCGATTGATGCCGAGTGGCAGGTGGCTCGCGTCCGGTGGGAGGAAAAGAACGCTGTGCTCGCCGAACGGCGCTGGGCGGGCGGCAAAGGCGTTAACGTGGCGCGCTGGCTGAAATTCCTCGGCGCGCGACCACGATTGATTCTGCCGTTGGGCGGAGACACCGGCCGGCAACTGGCCGCTTTGCTGCGGGCGGAAAGCATCACCGCTTCAATCATCGCGCTGCGCCCTGCCAATCGCCCTGCGCTGCGCCAACGTTCGCCGGGTGGGACCGGTTCGGAAACGCGCGTCAACGTCATTATCAGCACTGCGGCACAGGGACAGTTGCGCTTCAACCCGCCCGGGCCGGTGCTGGATCGCAGCGCGTGGGATACGCTCTGCCAGCGCGTCCGCGCAGCGTTGCCCCGGGCCGGTTGTTTGATTTTATCCGGCAGCTTGCCGCGCGGGCTGCCGGTCAACGCTTATGCCCGACTGGTGCGCGAGGCACGAGTGAACGGCGTTCCGGCATTGCTCGACTGCGACGGTCCGGCGCTGGCGGCGGCCGTGCCGGCGAGGCCGTTTCTCGTCAAACCCAACGAACACGAATTACTCGAATGGGCGCGTCATTCCGGCGTGAAGGCGCGCGCCCGGACCACAACGGTGCGCACGGCCGCACTGGCCATGTCCCGGCTGACGCGGGGCTGGGTGCTGGTTTCACGGGGAGCCAGGCCTGCGCTGCTGGTCAACGCGTCGTTTTCGTTTGAAGCGACGGCGGTGCCGCCCCCCGTGCGTCCGCAAAACACCGTGGGCGCCGGGGATGCGCTCCTCGCGGCTGTGGCGCACCAAATCCAGCACGACCTCCCGCCTGAACGCTGGCTCACGCGCGGCGTGGAAATCGGAACGGCGGCCACGCAATTGCCGGCCGGTGTTTTGCCGCGGGCTTGA